The sequence below is a genomic window from Uranotaenia lowii strain MFRU-FL chromosome 2, ASM2978415v1, whole genome shotgun sequence.
TGAATGACATGAGTCGTGTTTCTGCATCGACttcagaaaaaagtaaaattgatgaaCCAGATCCAATCGTCCAAGTTCAACGCCGGAAAATATGCGAATTTTACGAGGGGCTAGAAGAAGGTGCAACCTATGAAGTTTACGTTTCTCAGTATTATGGACCGGATGATTTCTACGTTTGTAAAATTGATAAGTACGATcctaaaaaatgtttaagtgcAAAACTAATTTATTTATACCGTAGGTTTTCATCGATCGCTTCAGCTATCAAGGAATTCACTGAAAATGAAACTAACCTTGTTCCGCTCAAAAAAGTTGAGGTTGGAGAGTACTGTTTGGTTTTATACGACAGTGCCTATCAACGAACAAAGATAGTAGACGTAGAGGGTCAGAATGCTCGCGTGTTTTTCCTAGACATTGGAGGATATGAGACCTATGGATCGATCGACCTTTTTGAGTTACCAGATGATGTTCTTAAAACGGCTGCTTTTTGTGTTAGTtcatttaattatatttatttattctacttttctctatttttgGTTATTCATTACCCATTTTTCATTTCAGGCCATAAAGGCAAAATTTGCCTGCATTCAGCCCCGTGAGGAGAAAAACGGTTGGGATCCTGAAGTCAGTGACAGAATTTACGACGAAGTGCTCGCTGATTACCGGACTTTTAATGCCAAAGTTATCGAAACATTACCTGATAATCCGGTAGATACTTTCgtcaattgcaaattttatcGGCTTCTACTATTTGACCCGAATCAAGAGCTGGAATCATGGATTTTCGAcgaaattgtagaacttaaaCTCGCTCGTTACATTGAAGATGAACGACCGTATTCTGTTGACATAAACTTCGGGGACGACGATTTCCGCCGCTTGCTTGATCCTAATTACGACCCTTCCAGAAAACCCGCAGACAGTGGTAGTGACAGTGAGGCAAGAATTGAAGAATATATAGAACCCACTCCTGTCGTCGTTGAACCTGCTGCTGTTGAACCGAGAAAGCCACCCACGAAACTGTCTCTGCTTAAACAAAGGTTGCGTCGAAGAAAGTCAGCACACGCGAAATCGTATCCTCgtctgaagagtgaattccgaAGCCCGAAAACAATGTGGCGCCAGGACAACTCTCTCATAGTCATACGCATTTCAGCGCCGGAAAATGTTCGGTACGATTTAGAGATGGATTCTGAATCGCTTAAGCTGTGCTACGTAGAGGATGATGAAAAATACCTTCTCTCGATTATATTCTTTGCTGCCATTATTCCAGAACTAGCGGTCCATGAAGTTCGTGGTCTATCGATTGTAGTGCGGGTTGTGAAGTTGGTGCAATCGCTTCAATGGCCCTCTCTGATGAGAAATGGAGACAAAGTGCCTTGGTTGCAGCAGTGCATGGAAGTCAGCAACTCTGATGAAACCGATGGATTTGAGGGAACATACCGGGGAATGCCGTCGGTGCCAAACCTCGACTCAACTGACAGTGTGAGCGATGAACCAGATTATAGTGAACATTACGACCGGTTCGACCCCATCGATGATGATTATTTCCTCAGGGAAGATTAAACACTTTTACTTTAAACGCTTTAATTTTACAATGTTATTACAACTACGGATACTGAGTATCCagattggttttgaaaaccTGCACCATAGGTATTTCTTATGCGTTCCTTTTTGCGTAATAAAATAGTATATTCTCATAACTTGACTAAGACCGGATGGCTTTTCTTATTGTAACTAAAAAGGCTTATTTCAATATCAAGCTTGTTTTGAGTCCAGAGTAAGGTAACAAACATATTTACAATGAGTATTTTAGTACTGTAACAGTTGATCAGTTAAGTTCGCAGTgatgtttgttcatttttagtttAGCTCAAGACGAAGGCCTTTATTCTGCACCGCGCGGGAGGTGACGATATTCGATTCACCCAAGTCACTCGATTCCAGGAGTCGCTTTAGGCGAGGagcgtcacttcggatgaactttaaATAGAGTCCCGTGATGCTAAGGTGACTTAACTGTCGGCCCGCACGCGCAGCGCATAATAAGGCACAAAACTAATTAAttcttactttttttcttttatgaacATTTCTTGCAGATTTTATGAACATTGCTTTTCATCAACTTCATCAATTTAGTGCATATCGGTGCTGCCCCGATGGTTCAATGATGACCTATGCAAATCTGGAGAGGTCCAGGTggacaaacattttaaaaggcGAGAGACGTTTGAAGAACCTACATTCAAATTGGTAAGAGTCactcaattttaacttttttaatttcacgTGCAGTTTATAATTTACGGTACGTTACTgctgttttaattttgattaatactCCATGGTTCAgcataagttgaaagaaaaatatcGTTCGACGccagataacaaaaaaataaactatcaattATCTGATTATCTATAATCCTTAACAAGGACAATTAAAAGAGCTTAAAAAGCTTCAAATCCTACGTATTACAGAAAAGAGGATAATGTGATAATATTGCGAACAAGCTATAAGTATCATTTTTGCATCACGCTAAATATATTGCTCAATATGATAAAACATATTAATATtcatcacaatttaaaaaaaaataggacaaTAATTatattcctttaaaatttgaaacctacATGTAAAATTGATGCACATTTCAATAGGGTCCTGAATTATTGCATATTCAGTAACTTCTTGTATTCAGCCAGAATTGTCGCTTCTTCCTGTAGCGGCAGATCCAAGTACGTATCACTGCTGGTATCCATATCTTTGGAAAAACTCTTGTATAAAATGTCCATCATTTCCTTTTTGGCGTTATTGGTAGCATTTTTGGACCTCTTGCGAGAGGGACCGGCTTGCTCTTCCGAACCCCCAATTTCATCAGAACTTTTGCTGGAAGAATTTTTGGTAGAACCATCGTCTGTGGAGCTGTTATCGGTGGATGACGATGTGGACGGACGATCAAGCTCGTTGCTCTCACAAAGCAGAGCATCATAAACGTTATTGTTTTTTGCACTTATGAGAAATTCAACTGCCTCTTCAAAATTGTTGGTCGTTTGTTTGAGTGCTGTTTCGGCAGCTTCCTTATGAAAGCCTAAATCGACCAGTTTATCGATAAGCTCCGAACATGGTTCTATTTTTTCCACCAACTCCCGCTTTAGATCACTTTGTTTAAGTTGAAGTTCATTCAGCGCTGTTAGTAAGTCGTTTGCAGATCTTTTTAAAGCTATGGCAGCTAAAGTTTCCGGAAATCCCATTTCTACTAGTTGATCAACAAGTTCAATGTTGATGCGACAGTCATCACAGTTGTGTCCGATTTTACGGTATAAATTTCTTTCACGCTTtgattttttctcgtttttagaAACAGTTTCACGGCGGTTGTTTATAAATTCGATAGCAACCTCCACATTGTTGGAGCAAGCACGCAGAGCTATCCGTGCCTCGGTGAGCTCGAATCCAAACTCCAAAAGCTTCGTCAAACAACCGTCATCGATTTTCAACGATTGCAACTcagtttcaacaatttgaaacatTGTTTCGGCATCTTCTCGTTTATTCTGATGAAATAAGAGCACTGCTTTCAAAAGATGGAGTCTCAACAAAAGCGCCTTTTCGTTGCATTGTTGAGTTCCTTTAATGGCCGTTACGCGTCTCATATTTTCACCATAGCTTTGATGAAACTTTTCCTCACACAGCTTTATGCGCTGCTCTGCATCAGGGAGCTGATTTATattctaaaatataaaaaattaaaattcagttcACCAACGAATTTTACATGTTATACTACCTTCAAGCACAGATAACACCAAACGATGTCTAGATTGAGGAGCGCATAGTTGTCCACAACCGTCAACAGTTGGGAATTGCACATGCGAAAGTCGCTATCCGCTTCGAGAAACAGTAGCAATgcttcctcgaaattttccCTGCGAAGCGCTACTTTACCTTTTTCGTATAACGTCAATGCCATCAGCAGAGCTTTCTTCTCAGCCCTTGGCAGATGTATAGCGTTTCCATCCTGATCTTCCAACTGCAATGAAAATGGGTCTAAATTAATGTGAATCCACAGTTGCTTTTGTTGAGGTCCTCGACTTGAGGaatttaaatgatgatttttggaagaaaaaacttcaaaagtcTTTAACCTCATCAACTTACGCTCAGAAAATCCGAATGGTCATTTTCGTTAATAATTAGCTCTGCATCCGTTCGTATTCTATGAACTCTatcgaaagttttgtgttcCTGTTGAGCAGTTTCCTGACTCTGAGTCAACACCAGAACCATTACCGTGGCTCCATTGGTAACACCCTGGTCTGCAAGAATTCGCTCAGGGTTCACTACTTTGCCGGCGCATACCAACTTGATCATTCGGTCATCGAGCCCAAGCTTTTCAGCCACCAATGCCGCCAGGTCGGATCCCTTACCAGTGGATTTGACCTTCACGTCGAAATGCCGATTCGACGAGCCTTGCGTTGGCGTACGAATGCGCAGAGTGGCGATGCCGGTCTTGAGATATTCATCCTTGCTTTTCAGTTTATCTAAAGCATTTTGCTGCAACTTCCGGATAACATTCAAACAATCCTTGAAGGATATTTTCAGCTCATCGTGAAATGAGTTTGCCAATTTCTGGGAaaagtaaaatatttgaatttggaatgATATGACACACTTTTTACATACCTCCAGTTCTGACTCAACACATTCTCCTGAAGTTGGGTTAAAAAACGGGAGCTCCCAGAGTTTGACTTTTTGCTGGTTCAATTTTGCACGAATTTGGATCACGTAATT
It includes:
- the LOC129745456 gene encoding NEDD8 ultimate buster 1-like yields the protein MTTELEDENYVIQIRAKLNQQKVKLWELPFFNPTSGECVESELEKLANSFHDELKISFKDCLNVIRKLQQNALDKLKSKDEYLKTGIATLRIRTPTQGSSNRHFDVKVKSTGKGSDLAALVAEKLGLDDRMIKLVCAGKVVNPERILADQGVTNGATVMVLVLTQSQETAQQEHKTFDRVHRIRTDAELIINENDHSDFLSLEDQDGNAIHLPRAEKKALLMALTLYEKGKVALRRENFEEALLLFLEADSDFRMCNSQLLTVVDNYALLNLDIVWCYLCLKNINQLPDAEQRIKLCEEKFHQSYGENMRRVTAIKGTQQCNEKALLLRLHLLKAVLLFHQNKREDAETMFQIVETELQSLKIDDGCLTKLLEFGFELTEARIALRACSNNVEVAIEFINNRRETVSKNEKKSKRERNLYRKIGHNCDDCRINIELVDQLVEMGFPETLAAIALKRSANDLLTALNELQLKQSDLKRELVEKIEPCSELIDKLVDLGFHKEAAETALKQTTNNFEEAVEFLISAKNNNVYDALLCESNELDRPSTSSSTDNSSTDDGSTKNSSSKSSDEIGGSEEQAGPSRKRSKNATNNAKKEMMDILYKSFSKDMDTSSDTYLDLPLQEEATILAEYKKLLNMQ